One segment of Alnus glutinosa chromosome 2, dhAlnGlut1.1, whole genome shotgun sequence DNA contains the following:
- the LOC133861049 gene encoding transcription factor MYB4-like, with protein sequence MVKSAYYDKNGLKRGAWSPAEDNLLREYVQKYGHWNWRELPKFAGLPRCGKSCRLRWMNYLRPDVKLGKYTKEEDEIIIKLHEEHGNKWSMIATKLPGRTDNEIKNHWHTHLKKRAKESPTTSSKMKEQLSEASKCESSQNRDSEAEGPSHFILESSPLSSETCSSDFSSLSSNHSLLSGMNCAVEDTLASSETPDHEFGGDFWTEPFFADNSFIQNSCPLVPFLDGGFISPDVSYHDDGIDLFWDLGL encoded by the exons ATGGTGAAAAGCGCCTATTATGACAAAAACGGACTGAAAAGAGGTGCGTGGAGTCCAGCAGAAGATAATTTGTTAAGGGAGTATGTACAGAAATATGGCCATTGGAACTGGCGTGAACTTCCCAAGTTTGCTG GGCTACCAAGGTGCGGGAAGAGTTGCAGACTACGATGGATGAACTACCTCCGGCCAGATGTAAAACTGGGGAAGTacacaaaagaagaagatgaaataaTCATCAAGTTACATGAAGAACATGGGAATAA GTGGTCCATGATTGCCACCAAATTACCAGGCAGAACagataatgaaataaagaaCCACTGGCACACCCACCTAAAGAAGAGGGCAAAGGAAAGCCCGACGACGTCGTCTAAGATGAAAGAGCAGCTTAGTGAGGCTTCCAAGTGCGAAAGCAGCCAAAATAGGGACTCAGAAGCTGAAGGTCCCTCTCACTTTATTTTGGAGAGCTCTCCATTGTCGTCTGAAACATGTTCGAGTGATTTCTCCTCCTTGAGCTCTAATCATTCACTTCTATCTGGAATGAATTGCGCTGTCGAAGACACTCTTGCTTCCTCAGAAACACCTGATCATGAATTTGGTGGAGATTTCTGGACTGAACCATTTTTTGCAGACAACAGCTTCATTCAAAATAGTTGTCCATTAGTGCCCTTCTTAGACGGGGGATTCATATCGCCGGATGTTTCATATCATGATGATGGCATAGATTTGTTTTGGGATTTGGGTTTGTAA